GGCATTGAAGGCGGCGACGATATTTTTGATTCACTCAAACTACCTATGAAATTCAAAAACCGTCACATTAAAACACTTTCATCTGCTAGCTCGGTACCCAGCTTTAACACTTCTCTTGGGGATCTTAATCTTAATGTAGACGATATTTCATTTATATCTTCTGATGCTGGCACTGAAGATGGTTTTGGCGAGAATCAAGAAAATTCTAAGGGATTTAAGTGTTGTCCCATTACTGACAATGGGCCAAACTTGTTTATACTTGGAAATCTTTCTGCGCTTCCATGGACATCCAGGCGTAAAGCAGTGGAAGATGTGAAAAGCCAGTTGCAGGATGAGCAACAATCTCATAATTACATATCTACCAGTTACGTTAAACccattttcaagtttttgaaaGAAGCTCATCGATTAGGCGAGTCAGGAGCAAAAAGACATGGAGCTGAGTTGCTCTTAATGTTCTTGAAAGAATGCAGGTACTGCTTCTTATCTTTTTAGTTAATCTTTTACTTTATATGGTCTGATGGTCATGCATAGATATACAATTTGCGCTTTTAGGCTGCAAATTTTCGATTGATATGAATTCCATCTATTTAAGCAGATTTACCATGTGCATAGAAAAGACTTCACACTTGATATTGATAGTCCTAACTGCTTAAAGCATAAATTAGTGTTCTTTTAGGAAGGAAACTTGGAAGGGGGGCTGGGTAACGGGTCAGAAGTATTAATATCTTATTTTCATGAATCTTAGAAACTTAATGTCTTACATATTATTTATTCCGTACACTTGTTTTTTATCTGTGTAAAATTCATGATCAACAATACTCCatgttaattattatatttttgggaAAGGTTTGATATTTGGAttcttgatgacattatatagAACTGGTGTGCCACCTTTACCAAAAGATGCCATTTTCGACTTATATTCATTTCTGGATTCTGAAATTGCGGAAGAAGTGTTACTAATATTGGAAGTGCTCTCCTCCCAGCAACATTACACTTCTGAAATAGTGAAATCTGGCATTCTGTTGTTTGTCTTAGAACTCATCAGAAACCCGAAGAGCATACACCACAATGTGGCCATGAGGGTACTTTGTAATATGTCGGCTCACACTGATCTAGGACACCACCTGATATACCTAGGGTTTATTGAAGATCTCATGCCCTTTTTGGACGACCTCTTGCTGACGGGCTACTGTgtcaaaatctttaaaaatttgTGCTCCATTGAAGAAGCCGCGGCTCATTTTGTTGAAGATGAAAATTGTATTGTGTCCATTGGAGAGCTTCTAGAAGTCGGTAAGGATGAAGAACAGGAGCATGCCCTTGATATCCTACTCATGTTATATTACCAACGTGATGAGGTGCGTGAAATTTTGATGCAGGATAGCATCATTTCATCTTTGGTTAACTTATCAGGAAATGGGAGTAGTAAGGGCAAGTTGATTTCGGTTGAGTTACTCCAGCTATTAAATAATGTCCCTGATGACCATTCTCAAGTATGTAGCTTCTCAAATACCCCACAAAGCACAAATGGTGGCTCTAAAACGAATAACTCATGTTCTAAATCACCGGGATTGTTTTTTAGGATAAAAGCGAAATTTAGAAAATCAGTAAGGTAGCTTTTTCTCTTGGTGAAGATTAGACTCTAGTAATTGTAGGATTGTGCATTTTTATAATCTTTCTATTCTTCTGGCCCTTAGTGGACCTTGTGTTGGTGGTAGCCTCATACCCTGTTCTTTCTTTTTGTGGCAATGTCTGATTTATAGGCTTTTTTGGGTCTCCTTCCTCTGTAATGTATTTTTTAGTTTGAGAATGACACAAATTCATAGTAATGTATCGTTTTATTTCTCAAGGTACAGAACAAAGGTCTACAACAAGAAATGATCAAGTGTCTATTGTCCTACCATTGTTGCTATTATTGggtgtttaataaaaatatacaaacagTTAGTTTTATTTGGAGACTAGTAGTAGTCGCCTTTGATGAAGTCGTTCAATTTATTCAATTCATTGCTTTGTTGATCCACTACAGCTCTTACAACATCAACAATAGAAATCATCCCAACTATTCGTCCGTCTATTACTGGAATGTGTCGTATATGGTTTTCTGAGATCATTAAACCACTTATGAGTGCCCTTTGATcaagattttaaaagtaaaaaacataaGTTATAATCATCTACCTGACATTAGTCGCATTGCTTGATACACATTTGTATCAGATGTCACTGTTACCAGCTTGTTCTGTTGAAGTTAATTATATGTTTACGGATTCATATCATTAATGGTATGCATGATAGTTAGAAAATCGTACATAAATTCCTAACCTGGTTTGTCATGATTTCCCCGACTTTGGTGGATTTTAGTGATCTGTCCTTGACAATTACCTTCTGCATGTAATCTAAACATCATTGTCAATGACAAATTCATTATGTCCTAAAATCATTCTCTAATCTATCATAGGAATGGTGTTCATTTAACTCGTAATGAGTGCAATATATAGTGCACGTTTTAACCTCTTTCAGTAATGATTCCTGCAATCATATGCTCATCTCCAGGCTTTAGAACCACTAAAGATCCAATATTGTTTAGAGCCATCTGTGAAATGATCACAAGCAGTATgatagattaaaaaaatttagactTCTAAACTTTATTTGTAGAGAAAAATGATTGCAAAAACGGATGGAAACCCCGTTAATATGGGTATCATACTTGCTTTGCCGCATCATAGACTGTGTCGTCACTCCTGCACCAGAGCCAGGATCCaactttttcatcttcttttgtcATCAAAACTTCAGAAACTGTAGTATTTTCCAAACCCTTTTGATGCATTAGTTGGGATTCTATACTCGTTGCATTCTCTGTGTACTTTTTCAGTTGCTGCAAGACTGGTATACGAAATGTTTCCTGACAAGATTTTATAGCTCTTGCAATAACTTGCATCTTGAATATCAAAATGAGAGCTTTTGCGCCTTATATCCTGTACTATTTAGAACCAGGCTTTCTATGATATTAGAAGTCTAAAAAGGCAAACGAGTAGATGAAAAAGAAGGTTTACCTTATGAGCAAGACAGGTTGAGTATGTTGATCCATAGTCCTATTTGTACTTTGAAGATATATGGATGTAAGCAATCTTTCTTTTTGGTACAAATGTTTTTAAGAATACAGTTTAGTGTTCTTTTCTTGTATCAGCAAGTCAAAGAAAAGGATTGCAAACCTTTCTTTGCAATGATACTTGCTTCAACATGTGGTCACCTCCAATGCTGCAATCGCTATAATGACTTCTATGTTAGGCCTCAAGAGTCGTACCATGAGGCTTGCAcgaaatgtttttattttttgtttttgatgatatTGTATCGTAAACAATATGGCCTTTCTGCAACAATACAGGCTTAGGCATACatgattttaataattttacattttaatttgcCAAGAGTTTTAGGACAGCATATTCTTGGATTGTCTCCTGATACACACATGGAACCTTAGAGTGTTTCACACCAAAGAGAATGTTATTAAAATGATGTGATTAACAAGTAGTAATGAATGGCTTACAAGTCGCTAAAACATCATCAAAGGTTGTTAACTTCTTTAAAAGTGATACTAGACTTGCAAAGTAGGGAAAAATAGCATCATAAACTAACCCCTAAGAAAAGCTATGTAAAACTAGATTAATTCATGACCTTTCTAATGTATCATTCTTGTATTTATAACAATTCCTTTTCATCATTTTATGATATCACACAACTCTTATCTGACCTTGAATCCATTTtcttatcttatttttattttttgagcaTATTTCAATAGTGAAAAACCATGGCTGACAAAAAACCTTCAGGCTTCCGTTTTCGCCTTCCTTGGTTGCCAAAACCAGCACTAACAACTAGTCCTGCTGTTTCTCCTGAGCCACCGTCCCAACCAACACGCTCTGCTCCGCCTACCCAACCACCACGCACCACCACTCAAACCTCTGCTCAACGACCACCATTTCGGCCTCCTGGGAAAGCACCAGCACCGGCAGCACAACCAACAGTAGCTACGCCGGCACCAGCATCACCAAGACAATCCCCACCACAGTCAGTTTCAccgccacaaccaccaccaccaccatctgtTCCAGCTAAGTCACCAGTGATCAAATCTCCAATTGCTAAAAGTGTTGGAATCCAGCCTACAAAAGAAATTGAAGCCACCACCGAAACCACACCAGCTCTTGAAACCCCGGGTTTGGCTACCCCACCTCAAAGATCACCACTCAGGTCACCTAGGCGAGCTCAATCCCCACCTAGTCCCCCGCAAACTCCACCACCATTCATTCTAACAGAGTCCTCACCACCCGAATCTCCAATGGCTAAAACTATTGAAACTGTCGCAGCCCAGCCTGCAAAAGATTCTCAAACCCTCACCGAAACCATGCCAACTAGGGAGATGCCAGGTCCAGCAACCACTCATCAAAGATCACCACTCGGACCACCTAAGCAAGGTCAACCACAGCCCGGTCATCCTCAAACTCCACCACCATCAAAACCCGATTCACAACCGTCTTCCCCATCACGCTTGCATACTCCACCACAACCCAACTCTCAAGATTTATTGCCATCTCATATGGTGGCTCAACCCAATGTCCCAACCAGCCCCTCCTCATTGTCCCCTGAACCCACAAGAACACGAGCCACCACTCACCCGCTGTCCACTCCTCCTAAATCCCCATCTAGATCACCATCACCTACCACTAAAATCACTAGTGAATTTGCAGTAATCAAAAGGCCAACTAAAACATCAGACGAAAAGTTTCCAAACGATTCAAATCTGAAAGGCCCAGAAACCGAAGCCATGAATCTACATAAATTTGAAACAAAATCTCAAAAAGCAAAACCAACAAGCACAACACGACTTCCCCTGCACAGAGAGATCAAAGACGACATTTCACAGCTCATTAACAAAATACTAGCAACAAGCTTGCCAAAGCAACATATAGATGAAAAACATGCAAGTATCATCACACTTGCTGGCGAAAACAATGGTGCATCAA
The Erigeron canadensis isolate Cc75 chromosome 2, C_canadensis_v1, whole genome shotgun sequence DNA segment above includes these coding regions:
- the LOC122587352 gene encoding U-box domain-containing protein 5-like isoform X1, yielding MQSYDLEVVEYPYKSTWKVHGLACSEVKKIIDKITNIFTALESARPRCKSGLQALCSLHKCMENCNLLLRHCSESSKLYLAISGEKIILRCERIRNSLESCLSQLQNMVEPTLAAQISNIVGYIDTITFSLDSSEEAAGRVLLALLHQDIAASKDVNQGELKAFKYAAVRLHITSQLALLIESRSIRKLLSKVCDTDPAKRKILSYLLYLVRKYGNSVKTQEIEGIEGGDDIFDSLKLPMKFKNRHIKTLSSASSVPSFNTSLGDLNLNVDDISFISSDAGTEDGFGENQENSKGFKCCPITDNGPNLFILGNLSALPWTSRRKAVEDVKSQLQDEQQSHNYISTSYVKPIFKFLKEAHRLGESGAKRHGAELLLMFLKECRTGVPPLPKDAIFDLYSFLDSEIAEEVLLILEVLSSQQHYTSEIVKSGILLFVLELIRNPKSIHHNVAMRVLCNMSAHTDLGHHLIYLGFIEDLMPFLDDLLLTGYCVKIFKNLCSIEEAAAHFVEDENCIVSIGELLEVGKDEEQEHALDILLMLYYQRDEVREILMQDSIISSLVNLSGNGSSKGKLISVELLQLLNNVPDDHSQVCSFSNTPQSTNGGSKTNNSCSKSPGLFFRIKAKFRKSVR
- the LOC122587352 gene encoding U-box domain-containing protein 5-like isoform X2, which gives rise to MVEPTLAAQISNIVGYIDTITFSLDSSEEAAGRVLLALLHQDIAASKDVNQGELKAFKYAAVRLHITSQLALLIESRSIRKLLSKVCDTDPAKRKILSYLLYLVRKYGNSVKTQEIEGIEGGDDIFDSLKLPMKFKNRHIKTLSSASSVPSFNTSLGDLNLNVDDISFISSDAGTEDGFGENQENSKGFKCCPITDNGPNLFILGNLSALPWTSRRKAVEDVKSQLQDEQQSHNYISTSYVKPIFKFLKEAHRLGESGAKRHGAELLLMFLKECRTGVPPLPKDAIFDLYSFLDSEIAEEVLLILEVLSSQQHYTSEIVKSGILLFVLELIRNPKSIHHNVAMRVLCNMSAHTDLGHHLIYLGFIEDLMPFLDDLLLTGYCVKIFKNLCSIEEAAAHFVEDENCIVSIGELLEVGKDEEQEHALDILLMLYYQRDEVREILMQDSIISSLVNLSGNGSSKGKLISVELLQLLNNVPDDHSQVCSFSNTPQSTNGGSKTNNSCSKSPGLFFRIKAKFRKSVR
- the LOC122587353 gene encoding CBS domain-containing protein CBSX3, mitochondrial-like; translation: MQVIARAIKSCQETFRIPVLQQLKKYTENATSIESQLMHQKGLENTTVSEVLMTKEDEKVGSWLWCRSDDTVYDAAKQMALNNIGSLVVLKPGDEHMIAGIITERDYMQKVIVKDRSLKSTKVGEIMTNQNKLVTVTSDTNVYQAMRLMSENHIRHIPVIDGRIVGMISIVDVVRAVVDQQSNELNKLNDFIKGDYY
- the LOC122588256 gene encoding vegetative cell wall protein gp1-like; this translates as MADKKPSGFRFRLPWLPKPALTTSPAVSPEPPSQPTRSAPPTQPPRTTTQTSAQRPPFRPPGKAPAPAAQPTVATPAPASPRQSPPQSVSPPQPPPPPSVPAKSPVIKSPIAKSVGIQPTKEIEATTETTPALETPGLATPPQRSPLRSPRRAQSPPSPPQTPPPFILTESSPPESPMAKTIETVAAQPAKDSQTLTETMPTREMPGPATTHQRSPLGPPKQGQPQPGHPQTPPPSKPDSQPSSPSRLHTPPQPNSQDLLPSHMVAQPNVPTSPSSLSPEPTRTRATTHPLSTPPKSPSRSPSPTTKITSEFAVIKRPTKTSDEKFPNDSNLKGPETEAMNLHKFETKSQKAKPTSTTRLPLHREIKDDISQLINKILATSLPKQHIDEKHASIITLAGENNGASMHLASDSSIKPDSKLGDHYNNQETTKAILNSNAQGVNNSMMFNSSATERNPGVHLRISRDLPNINDSDMSDTDSMEMQRAEVNLIPPQKLVYNPAFGIDDDLEISVSTGNEIKVL